A window of Flavobacterium branchiarum genomic DNA:
GCGAATTGATCGTAACCGATTCAATCCCGTTAAAAAAAGAATCAAAGAAAATTAGAGTGTTGAGTTGTGCACCTCTTTTTGCTGAAGTAATGCACATGGTACACCACAACAATTCCATTAGTGGAAAATTTATTATGTAAAAGCGTAAGCTTTATTTGCATTTTAAAGAAAGCCTAAAACCTTGTGTTTAAGGCCTAAACAAGTATATTTTTAATAACTATATAATTTTTACAATGAAATCGATTACAATTAAAGGATCAGAAAGAGAAAGCGTAGGAAAAGTGTCAACTAAAGCCTTACGTAATGCTGGAGCGGTTCCTTGCGTGTTATACGGAGGAAATCAAGCAGTACACTTCTCAGCAGACGCTGCAGCGTTCAAAAACTTGGTTTACACTCCAAACGCACACACAGTTGTGATTGAACTTGGAGAAGGAAAATCATTTAATGCAATTTTACAAGACATTCAAGTACACCCAGTATCTGACAAAATTTTACACATTGACTTCTTCCAATTATTTGATGACAAAGAAATCACTATGGAAGTTCCAGTAAAAGTTACAGGTACATCTAAAGGTGTTCTTGCTGGAGGTGTTTTACGTTTAAACACTCGTAAACTTAAAGTAAAAGCATTACCAAAAAATCT
This region includes:
- a CDS encoding 50S ribosomal protein L25/general stress protein Ctc, with the protein product MKSITIKGSERESVGKVSTKALRNAGAVPCVLYGGNQAVHFSADAAAFKNLVYTPNAHTVVIELGEGKSFNAILQDIQVHPVSDKILHIDFFQLFDDKEITMEVPVKVTGTSKGVLAGGVLRLNTRKLKVKALPKNLPDFVEADITPLEMGNKLYVTKVGAPEYKIMHPDNTVVAQVRISRAAMKAAQEAAKAAKATPAKGKKK